The Ziziphus jujuba cultivar Dongzao chromosome 1, ASM3175591v1 genome segment CTTTATACTTGTATTCTAAAGTTAAATCTAAATTGttgatcaaataaatttttaatatattgttatCATATCAATTTGATAAAAGACTGCTATTTTGTAATTCAGTGTGTTTATACATCAAGTGATGCAAACTCACCAATTATTCTGAGCACTAAGTTAAGAATGATCAGACTACTTTTCCTTTTTGGAGAGGATGTTGAAAGATGTCTTTCCCAACTTGGGGGACAAGGCATGGTTGAGGGTCTTTGCGGGGACTATGAAAGTCATTGCAGTGGGGTTCACATTTACTTTCTCAACCATCACTTCACagttcccttcttttttttttttttttgttttttttttgggggtaataaCACCATTACTTCACAGTTAACACCAAGGAAATTGTGCAAATGtagacaagaaaaaagaaatttacttTTAATGTTCGTTCCTCTCCAGTCTCTAGAAAAAAAGTAGAATTTCAAAGTAATacagtaatttttatttattattattatttttactttaggTGTGAATGGTCTCTAAATAATACAAACCACCTAATTGACCAGTAGATTTTGATACACAGCAAAGTTCAAGAGATTAAAATAAATGTTGATTTACTCCTAAAGAATGTAAAGAGTGGCTGGTGCATGTGGAAGAGCATTAAATATCTCCAAGcccaatgaaaaaaaatataataaataactgtTCTTCTAACTGGTTGAAACTTGTCTACCCAAATTTTAACTCAATTTATGCCCAACAAAAAAAGCATCATAACCCATCATACATCCAGCCTTCTAAGGCAGATAAAAAAGCACTTGAAGCCAAAATTCTGATTGCATAATTCAAATCAAAGTTCATGggattgtttatatattttgctaATTCTCTGCCTACCCTCATTAGGTTACATGATTTTGAGTTCAATAATGCTTAATATGCTACTCTTGTTTATTCATTTCCATGTCGTTTGTGTTCATCattttcctatctcctcaaacAGGACAAGGTCCAAAAAGACACTGGAAGATATATTTTCTATGGCCACCGGAACAAATTCTTCACAGCACAAGGCATAACCTGTCCAAGGTACTGACAGAGCTGGCTAGCTGTGTCGTGTGATTAGTTTATTGGGTTTCTCACCCTTGCTGTCATGCTCATTATTGTTAAGTACACATGCTGCCGATCACACTATATACTGGGATCCATACCTCATTCCAGGAGATTTTGAAGCAAATCCATGCACTCTAAATGATGTTGGTTAGGAATTTGGCTGGTGTAAAAGTTTTTCCTAGAGTCATTCTATACATGCAACTTGGATCCAAACAATGATGATGTGGTAAAGACTTATAAAATGTGATAGtgcagaaacaaaaaaaaaaaccaaaaaatgaaaagagcATGAAAAAATCtatgacgaaaaaaaaaaagcctatatTTGAATCCAAAGATGAAACAATACGGAACAAATAAAGAGCTTCAAATGTTAAaagataatataacaaaaaggtTATCCCGAGAATGCTCAACTCAGCACTGGCAGTTGGAAATACAAAATCACGTCAACTAGTCTAGTAGAGGTTATATATGGAACTCTATGGTTGTATCATCAAGCCGAAAGTGTCAAAGTAAGGTTGACGTGTAAAAATGAAAGCTGATTGATTAAAAGGCAATCAACTTTGTTTCCATTTGCACCAGTTTGGCAAGATATGGCATCAGAGAAGCATATCCATACAAAGAGAGGCAATCCACAACAGATGCAACTAACCATCCATGCCTGAGTCCAAAGCTCTTCATGTATACCATCAGTATTGTTTCTCTTGAATCCGGACGGACCTTAATCTGTACGGAGCGCATCATTTTGTGACCTAAATGTCCCAATTACAAAGTAGGGAAATATAACCATGAATGCCATAAACATTGTGAACTGCAGCAGAGTGAATGAATTATTAGGCGGTTGCAAGTTGCAACAAATAGAACAGAATATTGAACATCCAAAACTACAAGCATGCAGGATGTACGTACCAGAAGAGGAAGCGTCAAGTAACTCCAAATTGGCCACAATGCATAGGAGAAACTGGCAAAGGacaaaaatcagaaaaaagGTTATAGCAGCATTAAGCATATGGACTACTCTACTAAATAGAAATGACATGATAGTTTCTCTTACAAGCAAAAGGAGATCAGCCCAAGTAGTGTAACAAATGGCAAAGCGGTTATACTAGTTATTTCCCATTTTTCATCAAATCTCCTGGCACTGTATGCTAGCATGCTTGTATAACAAAAGATTATAACATTCAAAGCCACACAGACCATTCCAAGGTATAAGGGCATTCTGCAAAAGGAATGAGTGGGATAAGAGTGTAGACATGTGTAATACACATGATCTAAATGTTAAACTACTTTCACATGAAGGATTAATCATCAAGAAAAACCAAATGACGTCCTCATGCAATATACCCAAAGGTTGGTCATGCTCGGATCTACCATTCTATTGTACATACACAATAATAGATATTCACACCATGCAAGACTCCTTTTAAAGCCTAAAACGAAAGGGGGAAAGTGTCATCAAAATTGCAAAAGAACTCAATTAACAAGAGAGATGTTACCTACATcatagcttcttctttttctctaattattattttttcaaaaataacttgagtctttttagaaaaaaactCTGAACTGTATAAGCCtgagttaaaatttttaaagtagCATAACAATGTACGCTGCATGGCCTACAACAGCTGAGAAATAATAGTTGAGACTCAGCTCAGGTTGTGAATCATAAAAAGATACTCATGTTTAAACAACAGtccaaaaaatcaatatatttgagGGTAATATTTGTCTTGAACCTACAGCAGCTCAAGACTCTAAAAAGACATTTGACTGATCATTAATCTCTTTAGAAAACTAGTTGGATTATCAGTCAACATATGCAccataagaaataaaatagataCTTTACAATACTGCTTTAGGTTGATCTATCACTTCTCAAAATTGAGAACATATTAATCCGTTAGCAAAgaacaccccaaaaaaaaaaaaaaaaaaaaaaaaaaaacacaatagtTCAAAACACTCTCAACCTTATTCTCCCATTACAGAATGTAAGTTTGTTAATTATTCACCATGTATATGGTACACTACATGGGAGCAGTCCCAATTGACTCGAACAACTAAACATAAACCAGCAGTTGTTATTTTAGTTGGAAGATTTATTAACTATTCAGCCATGTATAAAGTCCATGGAATTGGTCTTGATAGATTCTAGCAGAAGAAAATAAACCTGCACTTCAAACCATGATACCAGGATCCATTACTTTGGGTGAATAAACTTTCAATAATCTTGCTAGATGCTACACAAGTTTAGTTTCTGGAGCTATGATTCTTTTATCCTGTCTTTCACAAAATTCATCTTGTTATGCCAttcaatttacatttttaattagcTTCCTAAACTATACGATTTGCATTCTAACCCGACTAAAAAATAACAGCCAATAAAAATTTCAACCCTTGTCAAAGGTAATGATGGCAACACAACACAAAGGACATCACATACTGCCAGAAGAAAATAAGTAGCACCTAGCATTTCCAACTACCCAAGACAGACAAACAAATCTTCTTAAGCAGTTACTTGCATACGGTCAAGAGACGCACAACCAAAAATGCACATTTAAATCATTCCAAGAAAGAAGCACACCTTCTAATTCGATCATCATGCCACAGGAGATATATCATATTGGAGTTCCTATCACCATAATATACAATGAAAGCTGCTGAGACAAGCCAAAGAACATTCTCCAAGATCTCAACCCGGGTCCAAACTCTCGGAATTGGCGGCGAGGAAGGGCGAAGCTTCGAGCATGCATCATCCTCAAGATCATCACCACTTGAAGCATAGCCCTGACTATGCCTCTGTCTCATATATCCACCGGCAACCGGTGTACCACCCGACATAGTGAAAGACAATATTATAATGACCAGAGTAAAAACATCCAAGAATCTCCAACTTCAGAACCTGATCAAAACTTCCTCAATTGCCAGCTTGGTTATGAGAGAGTCAAAATTCTCCAAATGAATTTGTAATCTTCAGTACCTCCCAAACTCATTCAATACCACTGACAGAAttgaataccaaaaaaaaaattgacataataGAATGAACTGCAATTCTTCACTGACGGTATATACACAACATCACCAACAATCAAAAACCTACACGCTAATCAGGACAAAGAATATGAAagaacccaaaaagaaaatcttGCCCATCTACAAAACCCAAACAGAAAAATCCAATTTTCTCGAGAAACCCGCATAGAATTTAATCAAATGAAAACGAGAATCAAAGGCCCAAATGAAATTTCAGAACAAACCACATCATCCCAAACGCGAAGTCAAAAATACTGTCTTCTcttctttctaaaaaaaaaaaaaaaaaaaaaaaaaaaaaaaaaaagaagcttttcAAATCCTTGAAACCCACATTCCTGATTTGAACTTCGAAATCCTTGGGTTTCTCCGCCTCTAAAAGTAACGGAGGCGAAGAAGTTAGTTCTGGGTGGGAAAGCAGAGCTGTAATAGATGAAACACAGGAGGGGTAATTGAGTCTTTTTGGTGGACTAGGTCTCTGGTGTGGGGGTGGTGCTGTAGGAGACGAGAGGGATCTGTGTAACGGAATGTTTGGACACCGGACAGAGCGAACCATGGAGGATTTTGATTCGTTTCGTGCATCTTTTAAAGAATGTAACGAATAGAAccttctattatatatatatatatatatttttttttttctcattctttttattattattcattttctttctttaataaatattatatatatttttcctttacttGGCCAGTAATCTAagtcatattttcaaatttcaaatatttatttatttattttatctttatttttaaggtTGTGATGTAATTAGTGGCTGAAAATCCTTCAGATTGTGACATGTCGACCAATGATTGGCCACAGGAGGTGGAAAAAAGTCATGGTTCGCCTAACGTgtaaattgacttttttttaaaaaaaaattcttttattattattttctttttgataattcAGATTGACttttaaaaggaagaaagaagttTTATTTGGCTTAGTAAGCAAAGCACgcattttgcttttttaatttttaattttattttttgaaatgggCAGTAGTTGGCTTTTCTTCCTCACCACTCCTATCATGATTCATGTGGATAAGCAGCAAGTACCATCCAACCcatttttaccaaataataaaacaaaatgggaaattccttttgtttttttttgggcgaATAATAAAAGGGGAAATGTTGTTGCTTATTAGGTAAGGCTGATTTTGGGTTGGAAGTTGGAATGCAATCAAAACTAATGTTATAGATAAGCACGCGAAAATTACTATATATTCATTAATTAGATAATGATGGATACATCAATCTTAATATAACAATAACTATATCTTAttgcaaacaaacaaaaaaaaaaaaaattaactatattTCGTAAATAACAATTAGAGTGCCTTGACTCCTTAAATCCAACAAACCATATTTAATCtacattgttttattatttattattattattagcaaatGCTAATAAAAATGAGttataaagtaatattttacCAGTTAGATAAAGCTGCTTGCCGagaatttagaaagaaaaatttgaCCTTTGAAAAGTTCATTTTCAGACCTTATTCATAATTTTAATGTATCATGTGTCATTGTCAAAACTAACaagtatttttgtaattaaaatttatctaattgttttcTGAAATTATTCTTATAAAAGTAACACATTGTTTATCTTAAATTTATGAAGTAgacaatttttatataaatgttaCTTGAGGAACcataaaagttattttatattttcaaacaaacaaattaactTACATTCTAAGATAactgggaaaaagaaaagaaaaagaaagtgtcGTATATTTAACGTGACAGTTTGATATTTGACCATTTTAAAAAGGCCTTAACAGCCTAGCGCAAAGCAAGCATGCACATTGTCGCTAGCTACAACGTCCACTGCACAAACTTACCAAGTCCATCAATGTTGAATATAACACATCCAATGATAAGTAACCTAAGAACTTCCTATATTCAGAAGAACCATCAGAGATGTCCATATGAAGTTTCCGTTCCTCTGCGAGACCATCCTCCATAACCAACCACCATGATATGCATCCTTGAGCATCTTCTGGGTCTACATGTGCCAACAAGCTGACTGTTTCACCTTGATCCAGCTCAAATGATAAACATAGAAAGTCTCGGTTAACCTTTATTCCAACCATAAGAGCTTCCTCATGCAGCCAACGAATAATCTGGCTTGCAACCTAGTGCACATGAACAAGATCATCCAATTAAACGTTAAAAGGCATGTGTAAAGATATCATACAACATGTTAACGAGTCATGCTTCCCAACATAAGGTGGCAACGTGCTATTGTGGCAAGTAGAAAAGGTGACAGGTGACACCTCAACTAAtgaattaaatctaaaaactcAAAGGGCAAGTGACAACCCTTAATACTCTTGCCATGCTAGTAGGATCAAAATTAATATGCTACTTTACCATCACAAGTAAGACCACTTGGATTCATCAATGCACTGAAACCACAATTAAAATTATATGGTATACCTGCTGTAAAATTATCAGAGGAAGATCTGCCAAGTCACATTCATATCTGTTCATTGAACTCTTTTCCTGAGTATTCCCTTTGAAGGGACCAATAACATTTGGAGCACCTTTCCCTTCTATATGTATGCAATCATTGATTACAACCACCTTAGTCCGAAAGAGAGTCTTAGTAACATTCTTTGTGTGATTCAATTCTGATGTTAGGTTTTGGCAGCCTGCATGTAGAATAGATTCTGGAATGTTCATGACGAGTGTCCATGATGATGTGCGAGAATGCCAAGTAGGATGAGATATCAACTGAAGATATTGAACCCCAGAAACCTACAGATGTAACATGCAATTGAGGAAAATGTAACCCATGTATTAAAAAGGCAGAAATTAATGTATAACAATGAATTAGGACATACCACATTTTCCAGCTCCATGAGAACTTTGTTAGAAAAGATTCTATGAGCCAAAGACATACAGAAATGACCTAGAAGACCTGAATGTTCCTTTGCTGATTGACCAGATAAATGAGGAGTACTACTTGAAACAGGTTTATCCGTTGCTCTTACAAATACATGATCATGAAAAATCTGTTGCAGATATATTTCATAACTTATGCTATTGGGAATTCCTGACTTCTTAAAGGTATCAGGTTTCTCATCTGGTAACTTCACCCCGTCCAATGTGTCCAAAGGTAAAATTGCATTTTCTAAATCTTCGGTTCCTGCACCATTAACTGTTTGATCTCCTTGACCAGATGGCACAAGGGATATGAATACCGAGTATTCTTGACCTATACTTAATTGCAAATAATTCTCTCTTATTCCTGTCACATTGGCTCCTAAAGATTGGTTAAATGCTTCACGATTCACCAAATCAAATACCTGGAAGCAAATAAACCAAAGAAGTAAAACAACAGAATACAGAAGTACAATTGCaagattgaaaataaagaggGAACCAGATTTAAGGTCTACCTGCTCATCAAAGATAGCTTGATGAACTTCACGAAGGAGTGAATGTGTTTCTCTAATGCACTCATCATCATTGACTGGTTCTTTCTCAGTTTCCCTTGAGTAATCCTGCTGTGAGTGATGACTTTTCGTTTTACTTGATTCAATACCATCACATGGATGAGCACCAACAAAACCAAACTGAAGAGAACGACAGGAACTTGGAGGTAAATTTATGGCCAGCATGCCAGCTGGGTCATGGTCAACACGAACCATTGACAATGAAGATGGGCGAAACACAGATGCTGGATCATGTAATGTATTGTCAAAAAGGTCAATGGTGAAGCCTTCATTTCCAGAAGATGAAACTGCAACACGCTGCCGTTTAACTTTCCAGTTCTGCTGCAATCTATCAGCTTGTCAAGAAATGAGAGAGATCATATTCATAGAAGAATTAACTGTGTGGTTGTAAATACTCTAAAGAGTTTGCTTGAATCATTTACAGATGAGTATGCCaagaaaaattcaatttctCAATTCCAGGACTTAATAAAATGAAACTATTTTTTGGATGGACATGATGAAACAGGGGGAATAAATGACCTTAAAGTGACATAAATATGGAGGAAACATTAAAAGCGAGCTATTTGAACCAAACATAATACCTGGCTTTCCAGCAACAAAATGTATTCAACATCAAACATTACTACTGAAGATTCACCTGATTAAAGCACCATAGAATCTTGCTTCTCTAGCTACCTGCTGTTCCAAAGCTTTTGCAGACtgcttaaaatatttactaagaTGCTGCAAGAGAAACAAAGAATGCATGTGAAGTCATTTTCAATAGATCTAATAGAACATGATGTTAACAATTATTTTAAAGATTGTATCagcaaattaatttaaaaacgatatatatatttatacacattaCTTCTGAAATTGCATTAACATGATTATAAAATTGGCCAAAATTCGGAAAGTCAAATCAAGAGACGAACATTGCAGAAAAGCAgggtaaatataaaattgaagagTTGCAGTGGCtattcaatatattaaatttggaaGGAAGAAAGTAATCAATATTGAGATCTTGTGCCTATAATAGCACAGGATATTAGTGGAAGCTATTTGCGATTGAATAAATAGCATATGCACACattattactttcaaaatttatatttcacgTGTCATTTCCATATGGATCCAAAGGACaatgtgaaaaattaaaaagaaaatgagaaaggAAATAGTACCCGGAAGCATTGTAACTTGGTTGCTGCAGATACAGCAAGGTCAGACAGAACTTCATTAGGTAATGGCTTTGGCCTAGTCATGCTAGCAACTGTTACACCATCATTTTCTTCCACCTACACACAAATTCAAAATGATATCATAGAGCAAATGCAACTGCATTTAGCTTTCACAGGTATAAAAAGCACTATTTCCTTCTATAAGATCACTCCTTAAAGAAAATGCACCTTGATGGGCAAATTGATTATGTAAAACCTAATCATAAAATAGTCAAATAATGAAGGAATATCTTCAACTTTTAACTTTATAACATTTTCTTCTATATGCTTTCTGACAAAAAAACTGAACTGACGTAGCTCAAGTGGAGTCCTTTCCCAcataatagtaaaataatatggGTCTTGGGGAACCACAGGGCCAAATGGTTTTAATAGGCTCAATTAAATTGAGTTTATTGTCTTCTGTGATGCAGGTCTGCAGCAGTAAATCTCTTTGCTAAGTCAACATCCTTTCAGCAATTTCCGTGTCAAAACAGTTTATATAGCATTCTATCACGCAAGCTGATCTCAATCTCAATTAAGCACCAACAGACTTTGCTTTCTATTTTACTTAATAATAACCCAATATTATTTTCATAACGTTCTGGCTTAAGATTAGGTTTTCACTGGAGTACGTCAATACAAAAGTGTGTTCCAAGCCACTTTCTACATTCAGATGGTCAATGTTGCTAAATATCTAGGTTGTTTAAATTCCAACTCTGAAGCTCAGGCTCAGCATACAGAGACTTCACTCAATAGAAACGcatatgaaatatacatatGTTAGCTCATACATCATAAAACCAATTCATTTCTATGCATAATGCGAGAGACTCACAGTATTTATGAGATCTATAATGACAGAAAGTTCCTGGTGAGCCAACTGCAAGTTCTCCACCATGCCCTGCCACTGCCATGGCGTTGAAGTCTCCTTCGAGCTCTTCTTCTGCTTTTTCTTGTCGTCCTTCTCGACTGCCCAAGCGAAGTCAATTCGCCGAATCAGCGAAAGCCGCTTCTCGTCATATCCCACATCACTGTAtatgaaaaacccaaaaaaaataaaaaaataaaaaaataaaaaaataaaaaattacagatTTGAAAATTACTAAGTAACAAATCTGTATTAATTCTTTCTGTTtggtagaaaagaaaagaaaaaaaaaagaaaaaaaaaaaggaaagaaatctGTGCACATATTCTAAATTGAATGGAGTAAAGAAGAGGGAAAAGAGAAGAACCGTACGAAGGGAAGCGTTCAGCGCCGTTTTCTTCAATAGACTCCAACCTCTTGACGGGTAGCTTGTCGAGAGAGATTTGCACTTTCTCGTCCATTTTCTCTCCTCGAAATTTTCCGGGAAAGTTTTGAGGGAAGGTATACGTTACAACCCCAGGTGCAGCCGTAGGAAG includes the following:
- the LOC107419608 gene encoding uncharacterized protein LOC107419608, with the translated sequence MSGGTPVAGGYMRQRHSQGYASSGDDLEDDACSKLRPSSPPIPRVWTRVEILENVLWLVSAAFIVYYGDRNSNMIYLLWHDDRIRRMPLYLGMVCVALNVIIFCYTSMLAYSARRFDEKWEITSITALPFVTLLGLISFCFFSYALWPIWSYLTLPLLFTMFMAFMVIFPYFVIGTFRSQNDALRTD
- the LOC107419602 gene encoding mediator of RNA polymerase II transcription subunit 17, with the protein product MDEKVQISLDKLPVKRLESIEENGAERFPSDVGYDEKRLSLIRRIDFAWAVEKDDKKKQKKSSKETSTPWQWQGMVENLQLAHQELSVIIDLINTVEENDGVTVASMTRPKPLPNEVLSDLAVSAATKLQCFRHLSKYFKQSAKALEQQVAREARFYGALIRLQQNWKVKRQRVAVSSSGNEGFTIDLFDNTLHDPASVFRPSSLSMVRVDHDPAGMLAINLPPSSCRSLQFGFVGAHPCDGIESSKTKSHHSQQDYSRETEKEPVNDDECIRETHSLLREVHQAIFDEQVFDLVNREAFNQSLGANVTGIRENYLQLSIGQEYSVFISLVPSGQGDQTVNGAGTEDLENAILPLDTLDGVKLPDEKPDTFKKSGIPNSISYEIYLQQIFHDHVFVRATDKPVSSSTPHLSGQSAKEHSGLLGHFCMSLAHRIFSNKVLMELENVVSGVQYLQLISHPTWHSRTSSWTLVMNIPESILHAGCQNLTSELNHTKNVTKTLFRTKVVVINDCIHIEGKGAPNVIGPFKGNTQEKSSMNRYECDLADLPLIILQQVASQIIRWLHEEALMVGIKVNRDFLCLSFELDQGETVSLLAHVDPEDAQGCISWWLVMEDGLAEERKLHMDISDGSSEYRKFLGYLSLDVLYSTLMDLVSLCSGRCS